One Ignavibacterium sp. DNA segment encodes these proteins:
- a CDS encoding efflux RND transporter periplasmic adaptor subunit, with the protein MKKLKSNKILTGTALTLLTFLILAGCGGDNKKDKSPEQIRSEEGIPVRIEEIKYQPYEKYLSFFAKLTGIKEATKGAMVGGNITKVNSKIGDYVKEGQIIVEFDSDNPALQYNQAKTTFENSERNYLRIKALYEDGETSLAAFEGAQTQFEVAQRNYLSLRKMLFIESPFDGYIVNLKVNPGDGVKSEAPLFTVSQIFKMRSKIWVSEKEIVQFKKGMTAVTEFGGQKFVGKVIEIALAIDPAKQAFYVEVEFDNPRSILKSGLTNEVKILTYENPKAIVIPRSIVMNDENGSYVFVNDNGKASKRYISNGSESGLMYEISSGLNSGEMLIVKGASQLEDGSKINVIQ; encoded by the coding sequence ATGAAAAAACTAAAATCAAATAAAATATTAACCGGTACAGCTTTAACCCTTTTAACATTTTTAATACTTGCAGGCTGCGGCGGTGATAACAAAAAAGATAAAAGCCCGGAACAGATTAGAAGTGAAGAAGGAATTCCTGTAAGAATTGAAGAAATAAAATATCAGCCTTATGAAAAATATTTATCATTCTTTGCAAAGCTTACTGGAATTAAAGAAGCAACAAAAGGAGCAATGGTTGGTGGTAATATCACCAAAGTTAATTCAAAAATCGGCGACTATGTAAAAGAAGGACAAATAATTGTTGAGTTTGATTCGGATAATCCAGCATTGCAATACAATCAGGCAAAAACAACCTTTGAAAATTCTGAGAGGAATTATCTTAGAATAAAAGCATTATATGAAGATGGTGAAACATCATTAGCTGCTTTTGAAGGTGCTCAGACTCAATTTGAAGTTGCTCAAAGGAATTATCTGTCTTTAAGAAAAATGCTGTTTATAGAATCTCCTTTTGACGGCTATATAGTAAATCTAAAAGTAAATCCAGGTGACGGAGTTAAAAGTGAGGCTCCTCTTTTTACAGTATCACAAATATTTAAAATGCGAAGCAAAATCTGGGTATCCGAAAAAGAAATTGTTCAGTTTAAAAAAGGGATGACAGCAGTAACAGAGTTTGGAGGGCAAAAGTTTGTTGGTAAAGTTATTGAAATTGCTTTGGCAATTGACCCGGCTAAACAAGCTTTTTATGTGGAAGTAGAATTTGATAATCCCCGTAGTATTTTAAAAAGCGGTTTAACAAACGAAGTAAAAATCTTAACCTATGAAAACCCGAAAGCAATTGTTATTCCCAGAAGTATTGTTATGAATGATGAGAATGGTTCGTATGTATTTGTAAACGATAATGGCAAAGCATCAAAAAGATATATCTCCAATGGAAGCGAAAGCGGTTTAATGTACGAGATAAGTTCGGGATTAAACTCAGGAGAAATGTTAATTGTTAAAGGCGCTTCTCAGTTAGAAGACGGAAGCAAAATCAATGTTATTCAATAA
- a CDS encoding efflux RND transporter permease subunit: protein MFLAKVSINRPVLTIVGILVFLIFGLIAYFGLNLNLMPDVEIPFVTVRTIYPGAGPKETETLITKRIEDAVATISQIERIESYSLDGASIIIIEFQLSKDVNVANQEVKDKVDLIINDLPDDAFEPVVQKIDLRLTPVVDVVLSGNLNPRQLYEIADKTLKDRFSQINGVANVQITGGQEREIRVVLDNKVVYENNISLPQLSQMLRMHNMDIPGGYFQIGSQEYTVRLQGQFQNSNDISELEIPTAFGPKKIRQIAEVQDSGKDIRQRATFFNAVENFKNENVVRLGIIKSTDGNVVKVAEAIRNSLPDIQSTLPEGTKLEIVNDASNFVQSSFDDTMSNIYLGVLFTSLVLFLFLHDWRSTIVVAMSMPTSIISTFLLLQAFGLSLNMMTLMGLSVSVGVLVANSVVVLENVFRYKHMGLSIKQATYKGTSEVGVAVLASTLTNIVVFLPIANMSSMVGLMLKELALAAVFATIFSLLMSFTLTPLLSSIFLSKEHKTGKFVNWFNKFDALQIDYYKKMLNYILKSKLRSGLTVAATIVIFIIVILIFGPRLGFEFIPTTDDGKIVVKVELPPGNNLDETANTIRLVEERVKKHKEVKYILTDLGKLSDLDVGTNMAVMNVQLTDANERDIKLLELISMLNTELVDIPNASIKVDVGFRMGGQEAPIQFFLLGQDLEELEILKNQTIKKLKDVPGLINFDNSSRAGKPEITIYPRREKLTELGMTITELALTLRSGIEGIQSAKYRERGDEYDITVTLDDKSVNTPEKIGNISVATQFGSFRIAQLADVKFTEGFTTILHRDKFTSIMFTGAAAPGVPLGNVTSEIQKRFEEIELPAGYTFTWGGNVKMMNDMIQDMIFAFFLAVLLTYMLLAAILESFWQPVLIMFTVVLGLIGVVLALFFTNTAFSITSLMAIIMLIGIVVNNAILILDYTNQLRREQGYLPKAALLEAAPIKLKPQLMSSIAIILGMLPLALGIGAAGKEIRMPLGIVAIGGLLISTALTLFVIPALYYLTSKEKFVDPMSREKV, encoded by the coding sequence ATGTTTCTTGCAAAAGTATCAATAAACAGACCCGTCTTAACTATCGTAGGAATTTTAGTTTTCCTGATCTTCGGTTTGATTGCATATTTTGGTTTAAATCTTAACCTTATGCCGGATGTCGAAATACCATTTGTAACAGTAAGAACAATATATCCCGGAGCTGGTCCTAAAGAAACTGAAACTCTTATAACAAAAAGAATTGAAGACGCAGTTGCAACAATTAGTCAGATTGAACGAATCGAATCATATTCACTTGATGGCGCTTCAATTATTATAATTGAGTTCCAGTTATCTAAAGATGTAAATGTAGCTAATCAGGAAGTAAAAGATAAAGTTGATTTAATAATTAATGATTTGCCGGATGATGCATTTGAACCGGTTGTTCAAAAAATTGATCTCAGATTAACTCCGGTTGTTGATGTAGTTTTAAGCGGAAATCTTAACCCAAGACAATTATATGAAATTGCCGATAAAACTTTAAAAGACAGATTTTCTCAGATAAACGGAGTTGCTAATGTCCAAATAACCGGTGGACAGGAAAGAGAGATTCGTGTTGTTCTTGATAACAAAGTAGTTTATGAAAATAATATTTCATTACCTCAGCTAAGTCAGATGCTAAGAATGCACAATATGGATATTCCGGGCGGTTATTTTCAGATTGGAAGCCAGGAATATACAGTAAGACTGCAGGGACAGTTTCAAAATTCAAATGATATTAGTGAACTGGAAATACCAACTGCTTTTGGTCCAAAAAAAATCAGACAGATCGCTGAAGTTCAGGATTCAGGTAAGGATATCAGACAAAGAGCTACCTTTTTTAATGCGGTTGAAAATTTCAAAAATGAAAATGTTGTCCGACTTGGAATCATAAAAAGTACTGATGGTAATGTTGTAAAAGTTGCTGAAGCTATCCGTAATTCACTTCCTGATATCCAAAGCACTTTGCCCGAAGGAACAAAACTTGAAATTGTAAATGATGCATCAAACTTTGTTCAGAGCAGTTTTGATGACACAATGAGCAACATTTACCTCGGAGTTCTGTTTACTTCGCTTGTTCTATTTTTATTCTTACACGACTGGCGATCTACAATTGTTGTTGCGATGTCAATGCCTACTTCGATTATTTCTACATTTTTATTATTACAGGCTTTTGGATTGTCTTTAAATATGATGACTCTGATGGGTCTTTCTGTTTCTGTTGGAGTACTTGTTGCAAACTCTGTTGTTGTGCTTGAAAATGTCTTCCGTTATAAACATATGGGCTTGTCAATTAAACAAGCAACATATAAAGGCACATCTGAAGTTGGAGTAGCTGTTCTTGCATCTACACTAACTAATATTGTTGTATTCTTACCTATAGCAAATATGTCCTCGATGGTAGGTTTGATGTTGAAAGAATTAGCTTTGGCTGCGGTTTTTGCAACAATATTTTCATTACTGATGTCCTTCACTTTAACACCATTGCTTTCCTCAATATTTCTTTCGAAAGAACATAAGACAGGAAAGTTTGTAAACTGGTTTAATAAATTTGATGCCCTGCAAATTGATTACTATAAAAAGATGCTCAACTACATTCTTAAATCCAAGCTTAGAAGTGGATTAACTGTAGCTGCAACAATTGTAATATTCATTATTGTTATTTTGATTTTCGGTCCAAGACTTGGATTTGAATTTATTCCGACTACTGATGATGGTAAAATTGTAGTTAAAGTAGAACTACCTCCCGGAAATAATCTTGATGAAACTGCTAACACCATTCGTTTGGTTGAAGAGAGAGTAAAAAAGCATAAGGAAGTAAAATACATTTTAACAGATCTTGGAAAACTTAGTGATCTTGATGTTGGTACAAACATGGCAGTTATGAATGTACAGCTTACAGACGCAAATGAGCGCGATATTAAACTGCTTGAACTTATTTCAATGCTTAATACAGAACTTGTGGATATCCCAAATGCAAGTATCAAAGTAGATGTCGGATTTCGTATGGGCGGACAGGAAGCACCAATTCAGTTTTTCTTGCTAGGACAAGATCTTGAAGAATTGGAGATATTGAAAAACCAAACTATTAAAAAGTTAAAAGATGTTCCTGGATTGATTAATTTTGATAATAGTTCTAGAGCAGGAAAACCAGAAATTACTATTTATCCCAGAAGAGAAAAATTAACTGAATTGGGTATGACAATTACCGAATTAGCGTTAACTCTGCGCTCGGGAATTGAAGGTATTCAATCGGCAAAATACCGTGAACGTGGTGATGAATATGATATTACTGTTACTCTTGATGACAAATCTGTAAACACACCCGAAAAGATCGGAAATATCTCCGTTGCGACACAATTTGGTTCATTTAGAATTGCCCAATTAGCTGATGTTAAATTTACAGAAGGATTTACTACGATCTTGCACAGAGACAAGTTTACATCAATAATGTTTACAGGTGCTGCTGCGCCCGGTGTTCCTTTGGGTAATGTTACTAGTGAAATTCAGAAAAGATTTGAAGAAATTGAACTTCCGGCAGGTTATACTTTTACCTGGGGTGGAAATGTTAAAATGATGAACGACATGATTCAAGATATGATCTTCGCATTCTTTTTAGCGGTTCTGTTAACTTATATGCTGCTCGCAGCAATACTAGAAAGTTTTTGGCAGCCCGTTCTGATAATGTTTACTGTTGTACTTGGATTGATTGGTGTTGTGTTGGCATTATTTTTTACTAATACTGCTTTTAGCATTACATCTTTAATGGCTATCATTATGTTGATTGGAATTGTTGTTAATAATGCTATTCTTATTCTTGACTACACAAATCAACTTAGACGTGAACAAGGTTATCTGCCGAAAGCTGCTCTTCTTGAAGCAGCACCCATCAAATTAAAGCCTCAGTTAATGTCATCAATTGCAATTATTCTTGGAATGCTTCCATTGGCTTTAGGTATCGGTGCAGCAGGTAAAGAAATAAGAATGCCTTTAGGAATTGTAGCTATCGGCGGTTTACTTATCTCAACCGCATTAACATTATTTGTTATTCCGGCACTTTATTATTTGACTTCAAAAGAAAAATTTGTCGATCCAATGAGCAGAGAAAAAGTGTAA
- a CDS encoding OmpA family protein has translation MKKLLLTTAIFVLILNIQAKAQFKDWDSKFGIRYNQIYPENEFRNVGFGGNDDFSFKSYHFSFLAEILYSVKLSDVFDAEFNLGYGRYAGDAYCNDIDQGDYKTTILPFDIRVKVNPFRFNSWNPFFYAGAGIMHYISHIKPEGLDSDFNNKNGWAGLFPFGFGSEFSLGKNFLFEFSLGGAISSSYELDGFQSRTKKIWDSYLNTSVGFIYLINSTEKDTFGNKDINELKINPLTTDTDADGLPDFDEVNKYKTNPQKIDSDSDGLTDYQEIIEYKSNPLNADTDGDGLTDYDEITKYKTDLLNPDTDGDGLSDSEEIFAYKTNPLDKDTDGGSIDDLTEVKRGTNPLSFKDDIQETKKQVFVFDNITFGFDKTNITRESEKILNNALIVLKEHENILIEIGGHTDNRGTKNYNKILSLKRAESVKNWLTKKGIEAERMTAIGYGMEKPFVPNTTRANRQKNRRCELKQTN, from the coding sequence ATGAAAAAATTATTACTGACAACAGCAATTTTTGTTTTGATATTAAACATACAAGCGAAAGCTCAGTTTAAGGATTGGGATTCAAAATTTGGCATAAGGTATAATCAAATCTACCCTGAAAATGAATTTAGAAATGTAGGATTTGGCGGGAACGATGATTTTTCTTTTAAATCTTATCATTTCTCATTTTTAGCTGAGATACTATATTCAGTTAAACTATCAGATGTATTTGATGCTGAGTTTAATCTTGGTTATGGTAGATATGCCGGAGATGCATATTGTAACGATATTGATCAGGGTGATTACAAAACAACTATACTTCCGTTCGATATAAGAGTAAAGGTTAATCCATTTCGTTTTAATTCATGGAATCCCTTTTTCTATGCCGGTGCCGGAATTATGCATTACATATCCCACATAAAACCTGAAGGACTAGATAGTGATTTTAACAATAAAAATGGATGGGCTGGTTTATTTCCTTTTGGATTTGGTTCCGAGTTTTCACTTGGTAAAAACTTTCTTTTTGAGTTTTCACTCGGCGGAGCTATTAGTTCCAGTTATGAGCTTGATGGTTTTCAAAGCCGGACAAAAAAGATTTGGGATTCTTATCTCAATACTTCAGTTGGTTTTATCTATCTCATTAACAGCACTGAAAAGGACACATTTGGAAATAAGGACATCAATGAATTAAAAATCAATCCTTTAACTACAGATACTGATGCTGATGGTTTACCGGATTTTGATGAAGTAAATAAATATAAGACTAATCCGCAAAAGATAGATTCTGACTCAGATGGTTTAACTGATTATCAGGAAATAATTGAATATAAATCAAATCCGTTAAATGCTGATACAGATGGTGATGGCTTAACAGACTATGATGAAATCACAAAATATAAAACTGATCTACTTAATCCTGATACGGATGGTGATGGTTTAAGTGATTCCGAGGAAATATTTGCATATAAAACGAATCCGCTTGACAAAGATACCGATGGCGGTTCTATTGATGACCTCACTGAAGTTAAAAGAGGAACAAATCCTTTGTCTTTTAAAGATGATATTCAAGAAACAAAAAAACAGGTCTTTGTTTTTGATAATATTACTTTTGGATTTGATAAAACGAATATAACACGTGAATCTGAGAAAATATTAAACAATGCATTGATAGTGCTTAAAGAACATGAGAATATTCTTATCGAAATTGGCGGTCATACTGATAACAGAGGTACAAAAAACTATAATAAGATTTTGTCTTTAAAGAGGGCTGAATCAGTTAAAAACTGGTTAACAAAAAAAGGAATAGAGGCTGAACGAATGACTGCAATCGGATATGGAATGGAAAAACCGTTTGTACCGAATACAACCAGGGCGAACCGGCAGAAGAACAGACGTTGTGAATTAAAGCAGACTAATTAA
- a CDS encoding pitrilysin family protein, whose product MLKIYFLILISITLIPQTLSAQTEFKLEFEKYSLKNGLDVILHIDRSDPITAVAIQYHVGSNREVQGKTGFAHLFEHIMFQESQHVGQDQFFKLIQGNGGTLNGGTWSDGTIYFEVVPNSALELALWLEADRMGFMLPTVTYDAFLNQQQVVQNEKRQNYDNRPYGQSSYIIGKLLYPEGHPYNWTTIGSLEDLQNATLKDVHDFYSKWYGPNNATLVVSGDFDVEQTKKWIEKYFGEIKSSAPVEALKPMLIKLKDFKRAYYEDNFAQSPELTMLFPSVENYSDDSYALNVLADLIGRGKKSPLYKLLVEEKKLAPSFYVADNGAEIAGDFRIVVRTYPNKDLTEVEKSILEGFAKFEKDGFTEKDLERTKAGIETQFYNSISSVLGKSYQLASYNVFKGTPGYLNTDLKKILSVTSADVWRVYNKYLKDQKYVLLSLVPKGKSELAAENSELFIIPEDNIKIFTEEEQTALRNKPENLVKVDKITSSFDRSKMPVNGPDALLKEQKIWKWALHNGIKILGIEQNELPLVDFQISIKGGMLLDQPDKVGTSNLTARMMMQGTKTKTPLELEQAIQDLGANISISASNDEISLRANCLSSKFAETFALVEEILFEPRWDEKEFERLKSETIESINRSKTSASTTASNVFALLIYGKDNILSNNTIGNEASVQSITIQDLMKYYDSAFDAQNTNICIAGDVSKESAIDKFTNLEIKWKKKGTVVKLPEKFNSYQSSKLFFIDFPGAKQSEIRIGSIGIPFTDPDYFKTTVMNYKLGGSFNSFVNMILREEKGYTYGARTGFSGYEYPGYFSANAGVQTNATLESVEIFRDEMNKYRNGISDDDLKFTKDALIKSNALRFETIGALRGMLTQIAKYNLPFNFINLQEKQIEEMTFDEHKMLAQKYINPDKMVYLVAGDKETQFEQLKKLGLGEPILLDKNGNEIK is encoded by the coding sequence ATGCTGAAGATTTATTTTCTCATATTGATTTCTATTACCTTAATTCCTCAAACCTTATCTGCTCAAACTGAGTTTAAGCTTGAGTTTGAAAAGTATTCACTTAAAAACGGACTTGATGTAATATTACACATTGATAGATCAGACCCGATTACTGCGGTAGCAATTCAATATCATGTTGGAAGCAATAGAGAAGTTCAGGGCAAAACCGGCTTTGCTCACTTATTTGAACATATTATGTTTCAGGAATCTCAACACGTTGGACAAGATCAATTCTTTAAATTAATTCAAGGAAATGGCGGAACTTTGAACGGAGGAACCTGGAGTGATGGAACAATTTATTTTGAGGTTGTTCCCAATAGTGCTTTAGAATTAGCGCTTTGGCTCGAAGCTGATAGAATGGGATTTATGCTGCCAACTGTTACTTATGATGCTTTTCTAAATCAACAACAAGTAGTACAAAACGAAAAAAGACAGAATTATGATAACAGACCTTATGGACAATCGAGCTATATAATAGGAAAGCTATTATATCCCGAAGGGCATCCTTATAACTGGACTACTATTGGCTCCTTAGAAGATTTACAAAATGCAACCTTAAAGGATGTGCACGATTTCTATTCTAAATGGTATGGACCAAATAACGCTACACTGGTTGTTTCAGGTGATTTTGATGTTGAACAAACGAAAAAATGGATTGAAAAATACTTTGGAGAAATTAAATCCTCTGCACCAGTTGAAGCACTCAAACCGATGCTGATTAAACTTAAAGATTTCAAAAGAGCTTATTACGAAGATAATTTTGCGCAATCACCTGAACTAACTATGTTATTTCCGTCTGTAGAAAATTATTCCGATGACAGCTATGCATTAAATGTACTGGCTGATTTAATTGGCAGAGGAAAAAAATCACCTTTGTATAAATTATTAGTAGAAGAGAAAAAACTAGCACCGTCTTTTTATGTTGCTGATAATGGAGCAGAGATAGCAGGCGATTTTAGAATTGTTGTAAGAACATATCCAAATAAAGACTTAACAGAAGTAGAAAAATCCATACTTGAAGGTTTTGCTAAGTTTGAAAAAGACGGATTTACTGAAAAGGATCTGGAAAGAACCAAAGCAGGTATTGAAACGCAGTTTTATAATTCAATCTCAAGTGTTCTTGGTAAATCTTATCAACTTGCTTCTTATAATGTATTTAAGGGTACTCCCGGTTATTTAAACACTGACTTAAAGAAAATTCTTTCAGTAACAAGCGCAGATGTCTGGAGGGTTTATAACAAGTATTTAAAAGATCAGAAATATGTGCTGCTTAGTTTAGTTCCAAAAGGCAAATCTGAATTAGCCGCAGAAAATTCAGAGTTGTTTATCATTCCGGAAGATAATATCAAAATATTTACTGAAGAAGAACAAACAGCTTTGCGTAATAAACCTGAGAACCTTGTAAAAGTTGATAAGATAACATCTTCTTTTGACAGATCGAAAATGCCGGTTAATGGACCAGATGCATTACTTAAAGAACAGAAAATCTGGAAATGGGCACTGCACAACGGAATTAAAATTCTTGGTATTGAACAAAATGAACTTCCATTGGTTGACTTTCAGATTTCAATAAAAGGAGGAATGCTGCTTGACCAACCGGATAAAGTAGGCACATCTAATTTAACTGCACGGATGATGATGCAAGGTACAAAGACCAAAACACCTCTGGAACTTGAGCAAGCTATTCAGGATCTTGGTGCTAACATTTCAATATCAGCTTCAAATGATGAAATAAGTCTTAGGGCTAATTGCCTATCTTCTAAATTTGCTGAAACATTTGCATTGGTTGAAGAAATATTATTTGAGCCAAGATGGGATGAAAAAGAGTTTGAGAGATTAAAGAGTGAAACAATCGAGAGCATTAATAGATCCAAAACTTCTGCAAGCACTACAGCTTCAAATGTATTTGCATTATTGATTTATGGTAAAGATAACATATTGTCAAATAATACAATTGGTAATGAAGCATCTGTTCAATCAATTACAATTCAGGATTTGATGAAGTATTATGATTCAGCTTTTGATGCTCAGAATACTAATATCTGTATTGCCGGTGATGTATCAAAAGAATCTGCTATTGATAAATTTACCAACCTGGAAATTAAATGGAAGAAGAAGGGGACAGTTGTTAAGCTGCCTGAGAAGTTTAATTCATATCAAAGCTCTAAATTATTTTTTATAGATTTTCCTGGGGCAAAACAATCAGAAATAAGGATTGGATCAATTGGGATACCATTTACTGACCCTGATTATTTTAAGACAACAGTAATGAATTATAAATTGGGCGGAAGCTTTAACAGTTTTGTTAATATGATTCTTAGAGAGGAAAAAGGCTATACATACGGTGCAAGAACCGGTTTTTCAGGATATGAATATCCCGGATATTTTTCTGCAAATGCTGGTGTTCAGACAAATGCAACATTAGAATCTGTTGAAATATTTCGTGATGAAATGAATAAATACAGAAATGGTATTTCTGATGATGATCTTAAATTCACAAAAGATGCGTTGATAAAATCAAATGCTTTAAGATTTGAAACTATCGGAGCATTAAGAGGTATGTTAACTCAGATTGCAAAATATAATCTTCCATTCAATTTTATTAACTTGCAGGAAAAACAAATTGAAGAAATGACTTTTGATGAGCATAAGATGCTGGCACAAAAATATATCAATCCTGATAAGATGGTATATCTTGTAGCTGGTGATAAAGAAACTCAATTTGAACAATTAAAAAAACTTGGGTTAGGTGAACCAATTCTATTGGATAAGAATGGAAATGAAATAAAATAA
- a CDS encoding septation protein SpoVG family protein, whose translation MKIYRMNKIQSTGTSKTLAFFDIQLDNEIIIKGFRIINGSKGLFISAPDEKGKDGKFHETVILPKEMKSDLEKIALDEYNKQS comes from the coding sequence ATGAAAATCTATCGAATGAACAAAATCCAAAGTACAGGTACCAGCAAAACACTTGCTTTCTTCGATATTCAATTAGATAACGAAATTATTATTAAAGGATTCAGAATTATAAATGGCAGCAAAGGTCTGTTTATTTCTGCACCTGATGAAAAAGGAAAAGACGGCAAATTTCATGAGACTGTTATCCTGCCCAAAGAAATGAAATCTGATTTGGAAAAAATAGCTTTGGACGAATACAATAAACAGTCTTAA
- a CDS encoding T9SS type A sorting domain-containing protein produces the protein MKKSVLLFFFILTVGTILNFAQTVSVSTYGVSPHDVEADSIEHYFNRTYNGLRNVGIETKVFVLAKSTAAFSNPTWQVIEKPTGSNVQFGSVKVIDTSNQIITFIPDVQGTYKIKFSSGTQTAEMIFNAALYLGVEGGPVSCKTCHQYSIAGIPDIYNPWSATGHALDNKKAFDGEFGFFIPSCMPCHTTGFDPAANNDGFDDFPFVFPSVRQPGVYNQLFALYPEAMGRSSIQCEACHGPGSNHLAQIDNAKIDMTLSADVCSYCHKGGEENDIPLQYDLSFHGIGDALSHVSNNATCNPCHYGKAFVNKLKGVTGPVTETDPITCATCHDPHDATNTYQLRIVTATMKNGLTVDNAGYGGLCLNCHQSRVNAVSYVQNYRASLNSRFGPHHGPQGDLLIGTNAYTWGETLDQSPHFADIENTCIGCHMYENDNVLNPDLSVGGHTFNMVNALGQDNVKACVDCHGNIGTDFNQKKLYINGNADLDKNGVAEGLQIEVEGLMQQLAMLLPPYGSPNINVIDSTWTMDEAGAFFNYKMIAEDRSFGMHNPRYIVGLLYLSIGKLGGTVSIDDMNSELPSSYTLSNNYPNPFNPTTTINFSIPEQTNVKVIIYDALGNQVDVIADEVKSAGNYSVKWNAVNNASGIYFYKLETDNFVQVRKMVLMK, from the coding sequence ATGAAAAAATCAGTACTCTTGTTCTTTTTTATTTTAACTGTAGGAACAATACTTAACTTTGCTCAAACAGTTAGCGTTTCTACCTATGGCGTTTCACCTCATGATGTTGAAGCCGACAGTATTGAACATTATTTTAACAGAACGTATAATGGACTTAGAAATGTTGGAATTGAAACAAAAGTTTTTGTATTAGCCAAATCAACTGCTGCTTTTTCAAACCCAACCTGGCAAGTAATTGAAAAACCAACAGGTTCCAACGTACAATTTGGTTCAGTTAAAGTAATTGATACTTCAAATCAGATTATTACTTTTATACCTGATGTACAGGGAACTTATAAAATTAAGTTTTCCAGCGGCACACAAACAGCAGAAATGATATTTAATGCTGCGCTTTATTTGGGTGTAGAGGGCGGACCAGTATCTTGTAAAACATGTCATCAATATTCAATCGCTGGTATTCCGGATATTTACAATCCTTGGTCAGCTACCGGTCACGCACTTGATAATAAAAAAGCTTTTGACGGAGAATTTGGTTTCTTTATTCCTTCTTGTATGCCGTGTCATACAACAGGTTTTGATCCTGCTGCTAATAATGATGGCTTTGATGATTTTCCTTTTGTATTCCCATCTGTAAGACAGCCGGGTGTTTACAATCAATTGTTTGCTCTTTATCCTGAAGCAATGGGAAGGTCAAGTATTCAGTGCGAAGCTTGCCATGGACCTGGCAGTAATCACTTAGCACAAATTGACAATGCTAAGATTGATATGACTTTATCTGCTGATGTTTGTTCTTATTGCCATAAAGGCGGAGAAGAAAACGATATTCCGTTACAATATGATCTTTCTTTCCACGGTATCGGTGATGCATTGTCTCATGTTTCAAACAATGCTACCTGTAATCCGTGCCACTATGGTAAAGCATTTGTTAATAAATTAAAAGGTGTTACCGGACCGGTTACTGAAACTGATCCGATTACCTGCGCTACTTGTCACGATCCGCACGATGCAACCAATACTTATCAGCTTAGAATTGTTACTGCTACTATGAAAAATGGATTAACAGTTGATAACGCCGGATATGGTGGTTTATGTTTGAATTGTCATCAATCAAGAGTTAATGCAGTTTCTTATGTTCAAAATTATAGGGCATCATTAAACTCAAGATTTGGCCCTCATCATGGACCGCAGGGTGATTTGTTAATCGGAACTAATGCCTATACTTGGGGCGAAACACTTGATCAATCTCCTCACTTTGCAGATATTGAAAATACTTGTATAGGCTGTCATATGTATGAAAATGACAATGTCCTTAATCCTGATTTAAGCGTTGGAGGACATACATTTAATATGGTTAATGCACTTGGACAAGATAATGTAAAAGCCTGTGTTGATTGTCATGGCAACATTGGTACAGACTTCAATCAGAAAAAATTATACATTAACGGTAATGCTGATCTTGATAAAAATGGTGTTGCAGAAGGATTGCAGATTGAAGTTGAAGGACTGATGCAGCAGTTAGCAATGTTACTGCCTCCTTATGGTTCTCCGAATATCAATGTTATTGATTCAACCTGGACCATGGATGAAGCAGGAGCATTTTTCAATTATAAAATGATAGCTGAAGATAGAAGCTTTGGTATGCACAACCCAAGATATATAGTTGGATTGCTCTATTTATCAATTGGTAAATTAGGCGGCACAGTTAGCATTGACGATATGAACTCAGAATTACCAAGCTCTTATACTTTATCAAACAATTATCCTAATCCATTTAATCCTACAACTACGATTAATTTCTCAATCCCAGAGCAGACTAATGTTAAAGTAATTATTTACGATGCTCTCGGAAATCAGGTTGATGTAATAGCTGACGAAGTTAAATCTGCCGGTAATTACAGTGTTAAATGGAATGCAGTAAATAATGCTTCCGGAATCTATTTCTACAAACTTGAAACAGATAATTTTGTTCAGGTTCGTAAAATGGTACTTATGAAATAA